The proteins below come from a single Crossiella sp. CA-258035 genomic window:
- a CDS encoding helix-turn-helix transcriptional regulator — protein MDTVLGEFLRSRRARLTPAAAGLTDYGDRRRVPGLRREELAQLAGVSVGYYTRLEQGLNHNASESVLDALAAALRLDADERAHLHTLARPRPKAGRRRGPEHLQPHLRSLVSTVNLPALILGRHTHVLAWNPLAHTLLADHLDFHAPEDPATRPNWARLFFLDPRVREVFGDWADKAEDTVADLRQIAGRDRGDPGLARLVGELTRCSPEFAALWSGHPVRGCASHTREYRHPRVGSLVLADDLLTLPDTDGQRLVLFHAEPGSASAAALALLSGTARHAGEVLAI, from the coding sequence ATGGACACGGTGCTGGGCGAGTTCCTGCGGTCACGCCGGGCGCGGCTGACGCCGGCCGCCGCCGGGCTCACCGACTACGGTGACCGGCGGCGCGTGCCGGGCTTGCGCCGCGAGGAACTGGCCCAGCTGGCCGGGGTGAGCGTCGGCTACTACACCCGCCTGGAACAGGGCCTGAACCACAACGCCTCCGAGTCGGTGCTGGACGCGCTGGCCGCCGCGCTGCGCCTGGACGCCGACGAACGCGCCCACCTGCACACCCTGGCCCGCCCCAGGCCCAAGGCCGGCCGCAGGCGCGGCCCGGAACACCTCCAGCCCCACCTGCGCAGCCTGGTGAGCACAGTCAACCTGCCCGCGCTGATCCTGGGCCGGCACACCCACGTGCTGGCCTGGAACCCGCTGGCGCACACCCTGCTGGCCGACCACCTGGACTTCCACGCCCCCGAGGACCCGGCCACCCGCCCCAACTGGGCCAGGCTGTTCTTCCTGGACCCGCGCGTGCGCGAGGTGTTCGGCGACTGGGCGGACAAGGCTGAGGACACGGTGGCCGACCTACGGCAGATCGCCGGGCGGGACCGCGGCGACCCCGGACTGGCCAGGCTGGTCGGCGAGCTGACCCGGTGCAGTCCCGAGTTCGCCGCGCTGTGGTCCGGCCATCCGGTGCGCGGCTGCGCCAGCCACACCAGGGAGTACCGGCACCCGCGGGTCGGCTCGCTAGTCCTGGCCGACGACCTGCTGACCCTGCCGGACACCGACGGTCAGCGGCTGGTGCTCTTCCACGCCGAGCCCGGGTCTGCCTCGGCGGCCGCGCTGGCGCTGCTCAGCGGCACTGCCCGGCACGCCGGGGAGGTGCTTGCGATATGA
- a CDS encoding MarR family transcriptional regulator produces MWGRAAESVHPKVSASQLGALVVVERHQSITLGKLAEELGAIPSSASRLCDRLQAAGLLARRSNLADRREVSLELTKDGSRLLEQLRGARQAELGRVLGSMSSAEQTALLNGLASFHAASGGLEARQEDTA; encoded by the coding sequence GTGTGGGGGCGTGCCGCGGAGAGCGTCCACCCGAAGGTATCGGCCTCGCAGCTGGGCGCGCTGGTCGTCGTCGAGCGGCACCAGTCGATCACGCTGGGCAAGCTGGCCGAGGAGCTCGGCGCGATCCCGTCCTCGGCGAGCCGGTTGTGCGACCGGCTCCAGGCCGCGGGGCTGCTGGCGCGGCGATCGAACCTGGCGGATCGGCGAGAGGTGTCGCTGGAACTCACCAAGGACGGTTCCCGGCTGCTGGAGCAGCTGCGGGGCGCGCGACAGGCCGAGCTGGGACGGGTGCTGGGCAGCATGAGCTCGGCTGAGCAGACCGCGCTGCTGAACGGGCTCGCCAGCTTCCACGCGGCATCCGGCGGGCTGGAAGCGCGGCAGGAGGACACGGCCTAG
- a CDS encoding PP2C family protein-serine/threonine phosphatase, giving the protein MFLADYRMLALQPLRAENPAPMAIAGTPAGLAFGGQEPVRRTEGAEEAWYLPMTVRGDRFGVLRVTFADPSDDNTAEELTDLAHAAAQAFQVAEAATDRFRLARRAERLTLAAEIQWQLLPGRGLDREEFSLAGQLEPAYAVRGDNFDWTADADALTIAVTNGMGESVDAALLTSLAINALRNARRAGVSLPDQAALADQAIWSQYGGRQHVSTLLLRLDIADGRVTAIDAGSPRIWRLREGEVEPVHLEPQLPLGMFDSTVYIEQEFNVRPGDRLFLLSDGIFESIYEGRRYADNLERMLRATASLPPGEAIRALLHDLRAFCQDQYLDDDAVGVCLDWTGKG; this is encoded by the coding sequence GTGTTCCTCGCCGACTACCGGATGCTCGCCCTACAGCCGCTGCGCGCGGAGAACCCGGCCCCGATGGCCATCGCGGGCACCCCGGCCGGCCTGGCCTTCGGCGGCCAGGAGCCGGTGCGCCGCACCGAGGGCGCCGAGGAGGCCTGGTACCTGCCGATGACGGTGCGTGGCGACCGCTTCGGCGTGCTGCGGGTCACCTTCGCCGACCCGTCCGACGACAACACCGCCGAGGAGCTGACCGACCTGGCGCACGCCGCGGCCCAGGCCTTCCAGGTCGCCGAGGCCGCCACCGACCGCTTCCGCCTGGCCCGCCGAGCCGAACGCCTGACCCTGGCCGCCGAGATCCAGTGGCAGCTCCTCCCCGGCCGGGGCCTGGACCGCGAGGAGTTCAGCCTGGCAGGCCAGCTCGAACCGGCCTACGCCGTCCGCGGCGACAACTTCGACTGGACCGCCGACGCCGACGCCCTGACCATCGCCGTCACCAACGGCATGGGCGAAAGCGTCGACGCAGCGCTGCTGACCAGCCTGGCCATCAACGCCCTGCGCAACGCCAGAAGAGCAGGCGTCAGCCTCCCCGACCAGGCGGCCCTGGCCGACCAGGCCATCTGGTCCCAGTACGGCGGCCGCCAGCACGTCTCCACCCTGCTGCTCCGCCTGGACATCGCCGACGGCCGGGTCACCGCCATCGACGCGGGCTCCCCGAGGATCTGGCGCCTCCGCGAAGGCGAGGTCGAACCGGTCCACCTGGAGCCGCAACTCCCGCTGGGCATGTTCGACAGCACCGTCTACATCGAACAGGAGTTCAACGTCCGCCCCGGCGACCGCCTGTTCCTGCTCAGCGACGGCATCTTCGAGTCCATCTACGAAGGCCGCCGCTACGCCGACAACCTGGAACGCATGCTCCGCGCCACCGCCAGCCTCCCCCCAGGCGAGGCGATCCGGGCGCTGCTGCACGACCTGCGCGCCTTTTGCCAGGACCAGTACCTGGACGACGACGCGGTGGGTGTGTGCCTGGACTGGACGGGGAAGGGCTAG
- a CDS encoding response regulator transcription factor: MTVRVLLADDHAMLRSGLRALLTTQPDLECVGEAADGRAAVAEVARLRPDVAMLDIRMPKVDGLSATEAILAAPDNRTKVVVLTTYDNDEYVYRALRAGASGFLLKSLPPEELLTAIRVAARGDALIDPSVTQRLISRFAGSIAPPASAPGLDSLTAREREVLLLVARAHSNAEIAAALHVGDETVKTHVSRILAKLGLRDRVHAVVYAHLNGLV; this comes from the coding sequence GTGACGGTGCGCGTGCTGCTGGCCGACGACCACGCGATGCTGCGATCCGGGCTGCGAGCGCTGTTGACCACGCAACCGGACCTGGAATGCGTTGGCGAGGCGGCGGACGGCCGCGCGGCGGTGGCCGAGGTGGCCAGGTTGCGCCCGGATGTGGCGATGCTGGACATCCGGATGCCGAAGGTGGATGGGCTGAGTGCCACCGAGGCGATCCTGGCCGCACCCGACAACCGGACCAAGGTCGTGGTGCTGACGACTTATGACAACGACGAGTACGTGTACCGGGCGCTGCGGGCGGGGGCGAGCGGCTTCCTGTTGAAGAGCTTGCCGCCAGAGGAGTTGCTGACCGCGATCCGGGTGGCCGCGCGCGGGGACGCGCTGATCGATCCGTCGGTGACGCAGCGGTTGATATCGCGGTTCGCGGGCAGCATCGCGCCGCCCGCGTCAGCACCCGGGCTGGACTCGCTGACGGCTCGGGAGCGGGAGGTCTTGCTGTTGGTGGCCAGGGCGCACAGCAATGCGGAGATCGCGGCGGCATTGCACGTGGGGGATGAGACGGTGAAGACGCACGTGTCACGAATATTGGCGAAGCTGGGATTGCGGGACCGGGTGCATGCGGTGGTGTACGCGCATTTGAACGGACTGGTGTAG
- a CDS encoding histidine kinase, whose product MRLTTDEPSRSLSRQSVLVAAVALLTDSVLFLLTGCGTTWDTWVVLGAIVLADAGLAGPARRSGIMAAVHGIVHMTAAMLPVHGNDAGLMIAGYRAGAWLSGWHAWTALGVLVISRVAVQLMRRPEVWHLWPVAVLSGAVLPWLVGRYTTARRAHLAELEQRAERERRDAEEAMAQAIAKERSAIARDLHDVIAHHVSAINLHAGAARLNLSPGAEAVASSLRAVETASQSAMIDLRHLLDLLHGDNLDGTRQPGLDNLDELFDGVRAAGIPARLRTSGEPRAVPDSLGITLYRIIQEMLTNALRHGDSRGVDVALEFREGALELTTRNTVATKATRDPASSGRRGLAGIRSRAGMFDGVTTYGVTEDGRTWQTSVTFPLEPLEVRA is encoded by the coding sequence ATGCGCTTGACCACCGACGAGCCGAGCCGGTCGCTGTCCCGGCAGTCGGTGCTGGTCGCGGCGGTGGCCCTGCTGACCGACTCGGTGCTGTTCCTGCTCACCGGCTGCGGCACCACCTGGGACACCTGGGTGGTGCTGGGCGCGATCGTGCTGGCCGACGCCGGCCTGGCCGGTCCGGCCCGGAGATCCGGCATCATGGCCGCCGTGCACGGAATCGTGCACATGACCGCGGCGATGCTGCCCGTGCACGGCAACGACGCGGGCCTGATGATCGCCGGATATCGGGCCGGGGCCTGGCTTTCCGGCTGGCACGCGTGGACCGCGCTGGGCGTGCTGGTGATCAGCAGGGTGGCCGTGCAGCTGATGCGCCGCCCCGAGGTCTGGCACCTGTGGCCGGTGGCGGTGCTCTCCGGCGCGGTGCTGCCCTGGCTGGTCGGCCGCTACACCACCGCCCGCCGCGCCCACCTGGCCGAGCTGGAACAGCGCGCCGAACGCGAACGCCGCGACGCCGAAGAGGCCATGGCCCAGGCGATCGCCAAGGAGCGCAGCGCCATCGCCAGGGACCTGCACGACGTGATCGCCCACCACGTCAGCGCGATCAACCTGCACGCGGGCGCCGCCCGCCTGAACCTGTCCCCCGGCGCCGAGGCCGTGGCCAGCTCCCTGCGCGCGGTGGAAACCGCCAGCCAGTCCGCCATGATCGACCTGCGCCACCTGCTGGACCTGTTGCACGGCGACAACCTGGACGGCACCCGCCAACCGGGCCTGGACAACCTGGACGAGCTCTTCGACGGCGTACGCGCGGCAGGCATCCCGGCCCGCCTGCGCACCAGCGGCGAACCCCGCGCGGTTCCGGACTCCCTGGGCATCACGCTGTACCGGATCATCCAGGAGATGCTCACCAACGCCTTGCGGCACGGGGACTCCCGCGGAGTAGACGTGGCCCTGGAGTTCCGCGAGGGCGCCCTGGAGCTGACCACCCGGAACACGGTCGCCACCAAGGCGACCCGCGACCCGGCGTCCAGCGGCCGACGCGGCCTGGCCGGAATCCGCAGCAGGGCAGGCATGTTCGACGGAGTCACCACCTACGGCGTCACCGAGGACGGCCGAACCTGGCAGACCTCGGTGACCTTTCCGTTGGAGCCACTGGAGGTCCGGGCGTGA
- a CDS encoding FixH family protein: protein MRKAVLLATAGLLLLGGALFVFWPRAGAGATTAQQSTPRHTVALSIADPKPGDNTVTLAVTDREGRPAAVDRVSLEPVMPQMGHALAPVGARAEAPGRFRVHGFLFHMSGPWQLTVVLHGASGVDRVVFPLLVK from the coding sequence GTGAGGAAGGCGGTTCTCCTTGCCACGGCGGGACTTCTGCTGCTCGGCGGCGCGCTGTTCGTGTTCTGGCCGCGGGCCGGGGCCGGTGCCACCACCGCCCAGCAGAGCACGCCCAGGCACACCGTCGCGCTGTCCATCGCCGACCCGAAACCCGGCGACAACACCGTCACCCTGGCCGTCACCGACCGCGAGGGCAGACCGGCCGCGGTGGACCGGGTCAGCCTGGAACCGGTGATGCCGCAGATGGGCCACGCGCTCGCCCCGGTCGGCGCGCGGGCCGAGGCGCCCGGCCGGTTCCGGGTGCACGGGTTCCTGTTCCACATGTCCGGTCCCTGGCAGCTGACCGTGGTGCTGCACGGCGCTTCCGGCGTCGACCGGGTTGTTTTTCCCTTGCTGGTCAAGTGA
- a CDS encoding DUF3618 domain-containing protein, whose translation MSGTDQVEELQHQVEHTRAQLGQTVDELNRRAEEKMHKAAELVPFALGGLALIVVVLLLRKIRR comes from the coding sequence ATGAGCGGCACCGACCAGGTCGAGGAACTGCAGCACCAGGTCGAGCACACCCGGGCGCAGCTCGGGCAGACCGTGGACGAGCTGAACCGGCGGGCCGAGGAGAAGATGCACAAGGCCGCCGAGCTCGTCCCGTTCGCCCTCGGCGGCCTCGCGTTGATCGTGGTCGTGTTGCTGCTGCGCAAGATCCGGCGCTAG
- a CDS encoding phage holin family protein: MRPVVEHADQRSTGELVKSLTEQVSTLVREEMALARAELQEKGKKAGVGAGLAGAAGLLALYGLAAVIAGLVLLLATVLVPWASALVVGAGILVIAGILALAGRAQLKRAVPPIPEQARANVRKDMELIQEGTLR, from the coding sequence ATGAGACCCGTTGTGGAACACGCTGACCAGCGGTCCACTGGAGAGCTGGTCAAGAGCTTGACGGAGCAGGTCAGCACCCTTGTCCGGGAAGAGATGGCGCTGGCCAGGGCCGAACTGCAGGAGAAGGGCAAGAAGGCCGGGGTCGGTGCGGGGCTGGCCGGCGCGGCCGGGTTGCTGGCGTTGTACGGACTGGCCGCGGTGATCGCGGGGCTGGTGTTGTTGCTGGCCACCGTGCTGGTGCCGTGGGCGTCCGCACTCGTGGTCGGGGCGGGGATCCTGGTGATCGCCGGGATTCTGGCGCTGGCCGGGCGGGCGCAGCTCAAGCGGGCCGTGCCGCCGATCCCGGAACAGGCACGGGCCAATGTGCGCAAGGACATGGAGCTGATCCAGGAAGGGACGCTGCGATGA
- a CDS encoding OsmC family protein, which translates to METIEPTPLRRGSATTTDGGRAAPEQLHAEALAACLWHAIAEAAGRLDLNPGKYEVRVESQIANSLNGEYSVEVVAKVDVPGLDERDRHRLIREADRLWPYTSGNWGRIAIRVGMVEQPAQ; encoded by the coding sequence ATGGAGACCATCGAACCGACCCCGTTACGCCGCGGCTCGGCCACCACCACCGACGGGGGCCGGGCCGCGCCCGAACAGCTGCACGCCGAGGCCCTGGCGGCCTGCCTGTGGCACGCGATCGCCGAGGCGGCCGGACGCCTGGACCTCAACCCCGGCAAGTACGAGGTGCGGGTCGAGTCGCAGATCGCCAACAGCCTCAACGGCGAGTACAGCGTGGAAGTGGTGGCCAAGGTCGACGTGCCGGGCCTCGATGAGCGGGACCGCCACCGGCTCATCAGGGAGGCGGACCGCCTGTGGCCCTACACCAGCGGTAACTGGGGACGAATCGCGATCCGGGTCGGCATGGTGGAACAACCCGCCCAATAG
- a CDS encoding glycoside hydrolase family 13 protein, whose protein sequence is MPANRPWWRDAVIYQVYIRSFADHNGDGIGDINGIRSRLPHLRTLGVDALWITPWYPSPQVDGGYDISDHRGTDPLLGTLEDAEALLREAHELDLRVIVDLVPNHTSSAHPWFQAALAAGPGSPQRQRYHFRPGRDGGPPNDWRSVFGGPAWTEVDQDEWYLHLFAPEQPDLNWANPEVRAEYLDILRFWLDRGVDGFRIDVAHALVKHPDLPDLGADHEDLVEPPDRPDHPHWDRPEVHEVYRDWRKLINSYPGERVFVAEAWVAKPDRLACYVRPDELHTAFNFDFLRCSWDAKALRSVIEHTTEALRAVGAPATWVLSNHDVPRHLTRFGRAGKTRLDGPKHDPHEPVDLELGERRARAAALLMFALPGNAYVYQGEELGLWEVEDLPEELLQDPTWHRSGHTARGRDGCRVPLPWSGTAEPFGFGPSGAKPWLPQPARWRDRTVAAQTGDERSMLELYRHALALRAELPALGDGELSWVDSPEGTLVFDREPGFRCAVNLGADPLPLPADQEVAAASAPLVNGELPPEAAAWLVRPGVAASGTRNR, encoded by the coding sequence ATGCCCGCGAACCGCCCCTGGTGGCGAGACGCCGTCATCTACCAGGTGTACATCCGCAGCTTCGCCGACCACAACGGCGACGGCATCGGCGACATCAACGGCATCCGCTCCCGCCTGCCCCACCTGCGCACCCTCGGCGTTGACGCCCTCTGGATCACCCCCTGGTACCCCTCGCCCCAGGTCGACGGTGGCTACGACATCAGCGACCACCGCGGCACAGACCCCTTGCTCGGCACCCTGGAGGACGCCGAGGCCCTGCTCCGTGAGGCCCACGAACTGGACCTCCGGGTGATCGTCGACCTGGTCCCCAACCACACCTCCTCGGCCCACCCCTGGTTCCAGGCCGCCCTGGCCGCCGGACCGGGCTCCCCGCAGCGGCAGCGGTACCACTTCCGGCCGGGCCGCGACGGCGGCCCGCCGAACGACTGGCGCAGCGTCTTCGGCGGCCCGGCCTGGACCGAGGTGGACCAGGACGAGTGGTACCTGCACCTGTTCGCCCCGGAACAACCCGACCTCAACTGGGCCAACCCGGAGGTCCGCGCCGAGTACCTCGACATCCTCCGGTTCTGGCTGGACCGCGGCGTGGACGGGTTCCGCATCGACGTGGCGCACGCCCTGGTCAAACACCCGGACCTGCCCGACCTCGGCGCCGATCACGAGGACCTGGTCGAACCACCGGACCGGCCCGACCACCCGCACTGGGACCGCCCCGAGGTGCACGAGGTGTACCGGGACTGGCGCAAGCTCATCAACTCCTACCCGGGTGAGCGGGTGTTCGTGGCCGAAGCCTGGGTCGCCAAACCGGACCGCCTGGCCTGCTACGTGCGACCGGACGAGCTGCACACCGCGTTCAACTTCGACTTCCTCCGCTGCTCCTGGGACGCCAAGGCGCTGCGCTCGGTGATCGAGCACACCACCGAGGCACTGCGCGCGGTCGGCGCGCCCGCCACCTGGGTGCTGTCCAACCACGACGTTCCCCGTCACCTCACCCGCTTCGGCCGGGCCGGCAAGACCAGGCTGGACGGCCCGAAGCACGATCCGCACGAGCCGGTGGACCTGGAGCTCGGCGAGCGACGGGCCCGCGCCGCGGCGCTGCTGATGTTCGCCCTGCCCGGCAACGCCTACGTCTACCAGGGCGAGGAGCTCGGCCTGTGGGAGGTCGAGGACCTGCCGGAGGAGCTGCTGCAGGATCCCACCTGGCACCGCTCCGGCCACACCGCCCGTGGCCGCGACGGCTGCCGGGTGCCGCTGCCCTGGTCCGGGACCGCCGAGCCGTTCGGCTTCGGCCCGTCCGGCGCCAAGCCCTGGCTGCCCCAGCCCGCGCGGTGGCGGGACCGGACGGTGGCGGCGCAGACCGGCGATGAGCGGTCCATGCTGGAGCTGTACCGCCACGCCCTGGCCCTGCGCGCCGAGCTGCCCGCGCTCGGCGACGGCGAACTGTCCTGGGTGGACAGTCCAGAAGGGACACTCGTGTTCGACCGCGAGCCCGGGTTCCGGTGCGCGGTGAACCTGGGCGCCGATCCGCTGCCGCTGCCGGCGGACCAGGAGGTGGCCGCGGCGAGCGCGCCGCTGGTCAACGGCGAGCTGCCCCCGGAGGCCGCGGCCTGGCTGGTCAGGCCGGGAGTCGCAGCCAGCGGTACCCGTAACCGTTGA
- a CDS encoding alpha-amylase family protein has product MSTIWLNPIYPSPRQDGGYDVTGYYDVDPRLGSLGDFAELLDQADELGMRIILDLVVNHTSDQHPWFQSALRGPGSPHHDWYVWSREEPADRWTGGVFPGVEHETWTFSEQAGLWYRHRFYRFQPDLNTEHPLVRAEIRKIMAFWLRLGVAGFRIDGAPFLLERRTGNGSGDLYDYQFLCELRETASWRRADAVLLAEANVADHELLEYFGSTEASRATMVFAFRLNQAVMLALARQDAGPIRDTLIELPELPRQAQWATFLRNHDEVDLGRLTPAEREEVFAAFGPDPDMQIYHRGLRRRLAPMLGNDRRRLELAYSLLLSLPGTPVLRYGDEIGMGENLALPERESIRTPMQWADLPHAGFSTAEHTDLVAPVITGGAHGYATVNVTDERLDPHSLLTWFERMLHTRRECGEIGCGDHTVLDSGNPAVLAHLAAGERGAILFLHNLSPHPCRVAPAGVPAGERPPLNLAADGDYDKDVDLDSLALNGYGYRWLRLPA; this is encoded by the coding sequence GTGAGCACCATCTGGCTCAACCCGATCTACCCCTCACCGCGCCAGGACGGCGGTTACGACGTCACCGGCTACTACGACGTCGATCCCCGGTTGGGTAGCCTCGGCGACTTCGCCGAACTGCTGGACCAGGCCGACGAGCTGGGCATGCGGATCATCCTGGACCTGGTGGTCAACCACACCAGTGACCAGCACCCGTGGTTCCAGTCCGCGCTGCGCGGGCCGGGATCGCCGCACCACGACTGGTACGTGTGGTCCCGGGAGGAGCCGGCGGACCGCTGGACCGGCGGCGTGTTCCCCGGCGTCGAGCACGAGACCTGGACCTTCAGCGAGCAGGCCGGGCTCTGGTACCGGCACCGCTTCTACCGCTTCCAGCCCGACCTCAACACCGAGCACCCGTTGGTGCGCGCGGAGATCCGCAAGATCATGGCGTTCTGGCTGCGGCTGGGCGTGGCCGGCTTCCGCATCGACGGGGCGCCGTTCCTGCTGGAGCGCCGCACGGGCAACGGCTCCGGCGACCTCTACGACTACCAGTTCCTGTGCGAGCTGAGGGAGACCGCGTCCTGGCGGCGGGCCGACGCGGTGCTGCTGGCCGAGGCCAACGTGGCCGACCACGAACTGCTGGAGTACTTCGGCTCGACGGAGGCCAGCCGGGCCACCATGGTGTTCGCCTTCCGGCTCAACCAGGCGGTGATGCTGGCGCTGGCCCGGCAGGACGCGGGTCCGATCCGGGACACGCTGATCGAGCTGCCGGAGCTGCCCAGGCAGGCGCAGTGGGCCACGTTCCTGCGCAACCACGACGAGGTGGACCTCGGCAGGCTGACCCCGGCCGAGCGGGAGGAGGTCTTCGCCGCCTTCGGACCCGATCCGGACATGCAGATCTACCACCGCGGGCTGCGGCGCAGGCTGGCCCCGATGCTGGGCAACGACCGGCGCAGGCTGGAACTGGCCTACAGCCTGCTGCTGTCCCTGCCCGGCACCCCGGTGCTGCGCTACGGCGACGAGATCGGCATGGGCGAGAACCTGGCGCTGCCGGAGCGGGAGTCCATCCGCACCCCGATGCAGTGGGCCGACCTGCCGCACGCCGGTTTCTCCACCGCCGAGCACACCGACCTGGTGGCCCCGGTGATCACCGGTGGCGCGCACGGCTACGCCACGGTCAACGTCACCGACGAACGCCTGGATCCGCACAGCCTGCTCACCTGGTTCGAGCGCATGTTGCACACCCGCCGGGAATGCGGCGAGATCGGCTGCGGCGACCACACCGTGCTGGACAGCGGCAACCCGGCGGTGCTCGCGCACCTGGCGGCCGGGGAGCGCGGCGCGATCCTGTTCCTGCACAACCTGTCCCCGCACCCCTGCCGGGTCGCGCCGGCCGGCGTGCCCGCGGGCGAGCGCCCGCCGCTCAACCTGGCCGCGGACGGCGACTACGACAAGGACGTGGACCTGGACTCCTTGGCGCTCAACGGTTACGGGTACCGCTGGCTGCGACTCCCGGCCTGA
- a CDS encoding MFS transporter yields MPPMFRALANRNYRLWAGADLISVTGSWMQVLALNWVVLARTGSPTAVGLSVMVSTLPALVLAPYAGALADRFDPRRIILAGQTAHAVLALALAFLVWTAAPLGTLYALTALSGLVTVFESPALGRFGAQVVPPKDLGNALALGSVLNSTGRVLGMSGAGILAATIGEPALFLINAASFLAVIIAIRAVRPAELHPLAVSPRERAGVRAGLRHVRRDHRLLTLFALGFLLSGLGRNYQVTMAAMSEGPLGAGAAGYGVLSAVFAVGTVIGGLVAARVTELTLPVLLGAAAVTSALQAVSGFLPGLAGFAAVILPIAAGAVLIDTVLSTRVQLDTAEDLRGRVLAVQGAVAAAAGATGAPLLGWLCEHLAPGRALLLAGLVTLLGTALAAVRLRSALIGRTYLANPGEPLPGDPTVVSEHGHLLGGRVAVPGLRRRRHRRPGRAGQPARLPVPARGEHHLAQPDLPLTAPGRRLRRHRLLRRRSPVG; encoded by the coding sequence ATGCCGCCGATGTTCCGCGCGCTCGCGAACCGCAACTATCGGCTTTGGGCCGGTGCCGACCTCATCTCGGTGACCGGATCGTGGATGCAGGTCCTGGCTCTCAACTGGGTTGTGCTGGCCAGAACCGGCTCACCCACCGCGGTCGGCCTCTCCGTCATGGTCAGCACCCTGCCCGCGCTGGTGCTCGCCCCGTACGCGGGCGCGCTGGCCGACCGCTTCGACCCCCGGCGCATCATCCTCGCGGGCCAGACCGCGCACGCCGTGCTCGCGCTGGCGCTGGCCTTCCTGGTCTGGACCGCCGCGCCGCTGGGCACGCTCTACGCGCTGACCGCGCTCTCCGGCCTGGTCACCGTCTTCGAGTCCCCCGCGCTCGGCCGCTTCGGCGCGCAGGTGGTGCCGCCCAAGGACCTCGGCAACGCGCTGGCCCTCGGCTCGGTGCTCAACTCCACCGGCCGCGTGCTGGGCATGAGCGGCGCGGGCATCCTGGCCGCCACCATCGGTGAACCCGCCCTGTTCCTGATCAACGCGGCCAGCTTCCTCGCTGTCATCATCGCCATCCGCGCCGTCCGCCCCGCCGAACTGCACCCGCTGGCGGTCAGCCCGCGGGAACGCGCGGGGGTCCGCGCCGGACTCCGGCACGTCCGCCGCGACCACCGGCTGCTCACCCTGTTCGCCCTCGGCTTCCTGCTCTCCGGCCTCGGCCGCAACTACCAGGTCACCATGGCCGCCATGAGCGAGGGCCCGCTCGGCGCGGGCGCGGCGGGCTACGGCGTGCTGTCCGCGGTGTTCGCCGTCGGCACCGTGATCGGCGGCCTGGTCGCCGCCCGCGTCACCGAGCTGACCCTGCCCGTGCTGCTCGGCGCGGCCGCGGTCACCAGCGCGTTGCAGGCGGTCAGCGGCTTCCTGCCGGGGCTGGCCGGGTTCGCCGCGGTGATCCTGCCCATCGCCGCGGGCGCGGTGCTGATCGACACCGTGCTGAGCACCCGGGTCCAGCTGGACACCGCCGAGGACCTGCGCGGCCGGGTGCTCGCGGTGCAGGGCGCGGTCGCCGCGGCCGCGGGCGCCACCGGCGCGCCGCTGCTGGGCTGGCTGTGCGAACACCTCGCCCCTGGCCGGGCGCTGCTGCTGGCCGGGCTGGTCACCCTGCTCGGCACCGCGCTGGCCGCGGTGCGCCTGCGAAGCGCCCTGATCGGGCGGACATACCTGGCCAACCCGGGGGAACCACTACCTGGTGACCCAACGGTGGTATCGGAACACGGTCATCTACTCGGTGGACGTGTCGCTGTTCCAGGACTCCGACGGCGACGGCATCGGCGACCTGGCCGGGCTGGGCAGCCGGCTCGACTACCTGTCCCGGCTCGGGGTGAGCACCATCTGGCTCAACCCGATCTACCCCTCACCGCGCCAGGACGGCGGTTACGACGTCACCGGCTACTACGACGTCGATCCCCGGTTGGGTAG